A segment of the uncultured Desulfobulbus sp. genome:
TCCTCATAAAATTCCAGTGGTTTATCTGGGTGCAACCCGCCTTGCAAGAGTATCTGGGTGCCACCGAGTTCCTGGGTCTCCCGAATTTTTTCCAGCAGCTCCTCTTTGCTGAGGACTTTGCCTGTAGCATCTTCTGGTGCTTTGAAAAATGCACAGAATTTACAGGCAGATATGCAGATGTCTGTATAGTTGATATTGCGGTCGATCACATAAGTGACCACAGGTTCCGGGTGCAGTCGCCGGCGAATATTGTCGGCAAGAAACCCTAACTGGTGGAGATCTGCCTCACGTTCAAGTTGAAGGAAATCTTCTCCATTGATTCGTTCCCCTGCCTCGATTTTTTTCTGTATCGCTTGCATGGTTAGAATGTCTCAAGAACGTTGTAGAGGGTATCGCGTTGAACGGGCTGACGACCAGCTTCCTGGATTAGCCGGATAAGGGTTTTATGGCCAAGAGCCTGTTCGGTTTCGGCCCCCGCCATATGGGTGATCACTTCCTCTTTGACGGTTCCATCCATGTCATCAGCGCCAAAAGAGAGGGCAACCTGGGCCAGTTTGGGGCCGATCATGACCCAATAGGCTTTTACATGGGGAAAGTTATCAAGCATCAGGCGACTTACAGCTATATTTTTGAGATCATTAATACCGGTGGTATTGCTATGCTCAGCCATAGCCGTGTTTTTAGGATGAAAGGCCAGTGGAATAAAAGCAAGAAAACCGCCGGTTTCATCCTGGGTTTTGCGCAGGGCATCCAGATGCTCCAGACGTTCACCAATGGTCTCTATGTGCCCATAGAGCATGGTCGCATTGGTCTTCAATCCTTTTTTGTGCGCAGCTTGAGCAACATCGATCCAGCCTTCACCTGATAATTTTCTCTCACAGGTCAGCTGGCGAATTCGCGGACTGAATACCTCCGCACCTCCTCCGGGCAGAGAACCAAGTCCTGCAGTAATAAGCTCATCTAAGGTATCTTCAACAGATTTTCCATTGAGTTGAGCCAGATGATAAATTTCCACACAGGTAAAGGCCTGAATATGTACTTCTGGGCGTACTTCTTTGATACCTTTGAGCAGGTCCGTGTAGTAGGAAAAAGGAAGATCCGGGTGAATACCCCCAACCATATGAATTTCGCTGATCGGCTCATCAAGGCGCTCCCGCACCTTCGCTTTGACGTCATCCACTGTCATTTCATAGGCAAGCGGATGGTCTTTCTCACGACCAAAGGCACAAAATTTACAGAGGTTCGTGCAAATATTTGAGTAATTAATATGCTGATTGTAGATAAAAAAGGCCTGGTTACCGTTTTTGCGTTCACGAACGATATTAGCCAAAGCCCCTAGAGCCAGGACGTTTGGATGCTGGTACAGTTGCTCTCCGTCTTCTAAGGATAAGCGTTCCCCTTCGCGGACTTTTGCCAGTATACGGCCAAGTCCTGCCTGCTCTATATATGCATCCATTCCTGTCTGCTCCTAGATTGTGTCTTTGATGTCGAATGTGTTCTCGTCGAAGCGAAAAAATTCAGTTTTTCTTTAGCTTGTCCGGGGGCGACAACTGAGTTTACGCACCCCATGAATAAAAACAAAGAAGCCCCTTATAAAGACAAGGGGCTTCAAAAAAACGAAATATTAGTCGTATTAGTCGAGAAAGAACCGCAGCTTCTCCCGACGGCTTGAGTGTCGTAAACGATTCAAGGCCTTTTTTTCGATCTGACGAATACGTTCTCGAGAAACATTAAATCTTTTACCGATTTCCTCGAGTGTGTACTCTGCCTTTTCTCCAATACCAAATCGAAGTCGAATGATTTTCTCTTCACGCTCGGTCAGCGTCGAGAGCACCTCTGTTACGCGGTGAGCAAGTTCCCTATTTTGAACAGCATCATAGGGGGATTCAGATTCCTGGTTTTCAAGAAAATCACCAAGAGTTGAATCATCATCGCCAACCGGGGTTTCCAGTGAAATTGGTTCCCGTGATGCCTCCAAAATTGCCAGGATTTTATCCATGGGCAAATCGGTCATCTTCGAGATTTCAACCGGGGTGGGTTCACGCCCAAGTTCTTTTAACAGCGAATAAAACGCTTTAAAAAACTGGCTGCGCAGTTCAAGAAAATGCACAGGCAGGCGAATAGTCCGGGTTTTATCAAGAATTGCCCGGGTTATTGCCTGACGAATCCACCATGAGGCGTAGGTTGAGAATTTGTTGCCTTTTTTGTAATCAAAACGAAAAACAGCCCGCATCAGGCCCAAATTACCTTCCTGGATAAGATCAGCAAGGGTCAAGCCCTGGTGCATATAGCGCTTGGCGATGGACACAACCAATCGAAGGTTTGCTCGGATCATAGAGTCCTTGGCAAATTCGATGGATCGGTTGTATGCCTCTATCTTAGTTGCAAGCTCAAACAGCTCTCGAATATCTGGGTAATTGCGGTTAGCGATGGTCACACAGTGCCGCATATAATTGAGCTGCTGCTTTTTAGGCTTCAGCGTCGGGTCTCGACGCTGCCAGAGGTCGATCCTGTCGACCAGCATTTTAATTTCGGCAACGCCTGAGGTGTCCTCACGGATAGCCTCAATTATGGCGTCAAAACCTTCACGTATGGTTTTAGAATACTTTGCTTCTTCCTCGGGGGTGAGCAGGTCAAACTGGCCCATCTCTCTGAGGTACGTGGTTGTGGTTTCTTCCGAATCGTGTTCTTCGCTATCGGGCAGGGTATCGGAAGAATTGTCTTCGTCACCGTTTTTCTTGCCGGTCCATTCTTCACCGGATAAGGTCTTTCTCTTTCCCGACTCTTCCTGGGTAACAATTTCAATATTGTTTTCCCCGAGAAAATCAAATAACTCTTCAATGGCTCCCGG
Coding sequences within it:
- a CDS encoding sigma-70 family RNA polymerase sigma factor, producing MLAGIKNDLLEAGKDEGCITFQHLNELLPDQVKDPGAIEELFDFLGENNIEIVTQEESGKRKTLSGEEWTGKKNGDEDNSSDTLPDSEEHDSEETTTTYLREMGQFDLLTPEEEAKYSKTIREGFDAIIEAIREDTSGVAEIKMLVDRIDLWQRRDPTLKPKKQQLNYMRHCVTIANRNYPDIRELFELATKIEAYNRSIEFAKDSMIRANLRLVVSIAKRYMHQGLTLADLIQEGNLGLMRAVFRFDYKKGNKFSTYASWWIRQAITRAILDKTRTIRLPVHFLELRSQFFKAFYSLLKELGREPTPVEISKMTDLPMDKILAILEASREPISLETPVGDDDSTLGDFLENQESESPYDAVQNRELAHRVTEVLSTLTEREEKIIRLRFGIGEKAEYTLEEIGKRFNVSRERIRQIEKKALNRLRHSSRREKLRFFLD
- the mqnE gene encoding aminofutalosine synthase MqnE, producing MDAYIEQAGLGRILAKVREGERLSLEDGEQLYQHPNVLALGALANIVRERKNGNQAFFIYNQHINYSNICTNLCKFCAFGREKDHPLAYEMTVDDVKAKVRERLDEPISEIHMVGGIHPDLPFSYYTDLLKGIKEVRPEVHIQAFTCVEIYHLAQLNGKSVEDTLDELITAGLGSLPGGGAEVFSPRIRQLTCERKLSGEGWIDVAQAAHKKGLKTNATMLYGHIETIGERLEHLDALRKTQDETGGFLAFIPLAFHPKNTAMAEHSNTTGINDLKNIAVSRLMLDNFPHVKAYWVMIGPKLAQVALSFGADDMDGTVKEEVITHMAGAETEQALGHKTLIRLIQEAGRQPVQRDTLYNVLETF